Below is a window of Podarcis muralis chromosome 5, rPodMur119.hap1.1, whole genome shotgun sequence DNA.
ACTGCCCATGGTGAGTAACATCTCTGGGTAGTTCCCTCATGCCACCAGAGAATATctccagccgcagaggcagtGTACAGATGCTAGTTTTGGACTCATGGTGGAGGGAAAATTTATTTGTTGAATGGGAAATGAGCACACAGTTCATTTCCTGCTCAGCCAACATAAGGGGCCATTTTGTGGGTGATTTTGGGAAGGCTATTGCTGCCTGAATAACCATGATTTCAACCGTGTTCTTCAGGAAATGTGGTGTAACTAACTTCACTATTGCTCTTGATTGTAGGTACATACCAAGGCCAGTTCACCAATGGAATGCGCCATGGTTATGGCGTCCGGCAGAGTGTCCCATATGGCATAGCAGCTGTAGTCCGCAACCCTCTAAGGACCTCCCTTACTTCCCTCCGTAGTGAGCACAGCAatggcaccctgttgcaacatgACTCCCCGTCAGCAAACCTGGAGAACTTTCCCATGACACCTACGATCACCCGTGGTGGCTTTGCTCTCAGCCTGTACGCGGATGCTGATGCGGGCAAGCTGAAGAAGGGAGGGCTCTTCAGGCGGAGTTCCTTGTTTGGGAAGTTGAAGAAATCCGACTCTAAGACTTCCTTGGCCAGCCAAAGGAGCCGACTCAGCTTTCTCAAGAGCGAGAGCGGGATGAGCTCCACTGGTAGCGATGCCACCTCCACAGCTAGCCTAGGAGAAGGAGCCGAGGGAGAGGACTTCCCGCCTTTTGACGCTGATATCGATGCCACCACGACAGAGTCCTATATGGGTGAGTGGAAGAATGACAAGCGCTCTGGGTTTGGCGTGAGTGAGAGATCAAGTGGCCTGAAGTATGAGGGTGAATGGCTGGATAATGTACGGCATGGATACGGTTGCACCACTTTGCCTGATGGTAAGAAGGAAGAAGGGAAATACCGAATGAACGTCCTGATCAAAGGCATGAAGAAGAGGGTGATACCTCTGAAAAGTGCCAAGATAAGGCAGAAGGTGGACAGGAGCCTGGAGGGGGCTCAGAGGGCAGCAGCCATCGCCAGACAGAAATCTGAGATTGCAGCTTCTAGGTAAGAGCCTGAGGCTTGACATTTACTATGTGAAAGTAGAAGGAATCACACGaagtttcatttttaattgaATAAGTGTTCACAATTGATGATTAagacagggatgggcaacctttggccctccagatgttgctggattccaactctccATCACCCCTAGCAGCAtaatcaggggtggtgggagatgtagtctaggAACatttagaaggccacaggttccccgtctTTTGTTTAAGAAATATTTGTAGATAATATGTACATTAAAATAAATCTCCATTTCTGGCAAATTCTAGTTTTGGGCAGATGAGGAAATCTAAAGTTCCGAGAAACTAAATAACATAGTTAATTACTGCTAGGACATGAAACTTAACCGTCTTTTGACATGTCCCCTGCGCAATGATGGATGAGGAAAGATAAATCCATTTTGTATCTCTTAAATATACTTGAGTACAAATAAGATGTACATTAAAACAAACCTCAGTTTCTGGCAAATTCTGTTTCTGGGCAGGTTTAAAATTCTGATAAATGGAGCAACATAGTCAATTACATCCATGAGATAAAACCTACTGTATTCTGACATGTCCACAACACATTGATGGGTGAGGAACTTAAGAAGGATAACAAAGGACAATCTGTTTGGTGTGATTGATTTTAGATATGTCTCATGACTGATATGGCTGATTACATGTAGATCAAGAATTGTGTATCATCAAGGAGCAATCGTTTTGGGAATGATGCATTTGGTGAGATCTGTCAAAATGTGAAAATAGAAGTTGTGCATTGGTTCCTGTGTCAGCACCACCCTGATGGGACAGGCGGCACCAGCATTATATATAGCCAGGTTATCTACCTTGGATCGTTCCTTTGCAGCTGTGTCTTTAACCTGCCCTACATCTGATGTCATAGGGGGCAAGTTATTGTGACTTGGGAAAACCTTGCAAGATTAATTAGGACCCCTGCTGGGCCAAGTTTGGCCCGTGGGCAAAAGGTACATCATGCCTGCTTTATCTCCAGTCTTAAGGCAGGGAAAGGCACCATTTGTGTGAATAggactttttaaaattaacagtAGGATTTTCAGTGGGACACTGTTTTAATCTGTCTCATCTTAACTGCCATCACCTCTc
It encodes the following:
- the JPH2 gene encoding junctophilin-2 isoform X4, translated to MSGGRFDFDDGGAYCGGWEGGKAHGHGICTGPKGQGEYSGSWNYGFEVVGVYTWPSGNTYEGYWSQGKRHGLGIETKGRWLYKGEWTHGFKGRYGVRQNVSSGAKYEGTWNNGLQDGYGTETYADGGTYQGQFTNGMRHGYGVRQSVPYGIAAVVRNPLRTSLTSLRSEHSNGTLLQHDSPSANLENFPMTPTITRGGFALSLYADADAGKLKKGGLFRRSSLFGKLKKSDSKTSLASQRSRLSFLKSESGMSSTGSDATSTASLGEGAEGEDFPPFDADIDATTTESYMGEWKNDKRSGFGVSERSSGLKYEGEWLDNVRHGYGCTTLPDGKKEEGKYRMNVLIKGMKKRVIPLKSAKIRQKVDRSLEGAQRAAAIARQKSEIAASRS
- the JPH2 gene encoding junctophilin-2 isoform X5; this encodes MSGGRFDFDDGGAYCGGWEGGKAHGHGICTGPKGQGEYSGSWNYGFEVVGVYTWPSGNTYEGYWSQGKRHGLGIETKGRWLYKGEWTHGFKGRYGVRQNVSSGAKYEGTWNNGLQDGYGTETYADGGTYQGQFTNGMRHGYGVRQSVPYGIAAVVRNPLRTSLTSLRSEHSNGTLLQHDSPSANLENFPMTPTITRGGFALSLYADADAGKLKKGGLFRRSSLFGKLKKSDSKTSLASQRSRLSFLKSESGMSSTGSDATSTASLGEGAEGEDFPPFDADIDATTTESYMGLPMPKPSQKGLSKQQWQLTMNPL